The Paenibacillus sp. 481 DNA window GGCGATTGCGGCAATGCGAAGAACTCGCCTGGATGTACACGGCTCGGTACGAGATAGTCGCGTGCACCTTCTGGTGTGCTCTTAGTCAAGATTGGTGTTTCTACTTCGATAAACTCGTTATCGTCCAAGAAGTCACGGAAAATTTTCGCCGCTTTCGAGCGCAACATCAACGTCTTCTGCATTTCAGGACGACGCAAATCCAAATAACGATATTTCAAACGAAGGGATTCGTCGATTTCGATGCCGTCTTCGATAAAGAATGGCGGGTTTTTTGCTCCGTTCAATACTTCGATTTCAGTAATGCGAACTTCGATTTGGCCTGTTGGCAAGTTTGCGTTAACTGTTTCTGCGTCACGCGCTACGACTTGTCCTTTAACTGCCAATACAAATTCGTTGCGGGCACGGTCAGCAATCGTAAGTGCCTCAGCAGAAAATTCCGGGTTAAATACAACTTGCACGAGACCGCTGCGGTCACGAAGGTCGATAAACAATACCCCGCCCAAGTCGCGGCGACGTTGAACCCAACCGTTAAGTGTTACTGTTTCACCAATGTGTGCGGATGTTAAGCTTCCGCAATGATGAGTCTTATACATCATGTGATGACTCCCCTATCTCACTCAATTTTATGTTTATATATACCTTAACCTCTGTGTACAGAGTTAGCATAAGTTAACCAATTGTCAGCATACAGTCGCTAAGCTTAGCCCTGCTTTACCGCCTGTGCCAGCTCTTCCAGCTTCACAAAACGCTGCTCACCCGTTGCCAGGTCCTTGAGCGCAATTTCACCACGCGCCAACTCATCGTCGCCGAGAATTGCGGCAAAGCGTGCTTGCATGCGGTCAGCCGATTTCATTTGCGCCTTCATTTTGCGGCATTGGTAATCCTTCTCGGCTACAACGCCCGCTGTACGCAAATTAAAGAGCAGCTTCGTCACTTCGTCCTCTGCTTGCTCACCAAGCGCAATCAAATAAATATCCAATGGCGGTTGGTTGTTCGCATTAACACCTTGCTTTTCAAGTAGCAGCGCAATGCGCTCCATACCGATACCAAAGCCGATACCTGGCTGGTCTGGTCCGCCAATTGCCGACACAAGGCCGTTATAGCGACCGCCGCCACCGATTGTATCGATAGCGCCAATGCCTTGCGCTTTATACTCAAATGCTGTGTGCGTGTAATAATCCAAACCACGCACGAGGCGGGAGTTCACTTCGTATTCCACGCCCATCGCATCCAAATGCTGCTTCACTTTTGTAAAGTGAGTCGTGCACTCTTCATCCAAGCTATCCAAAATAGATGGCGCACCACCGAATTTATCCTGATCCACTTTGCAGTCAAGCACGCGCAACGGATTGCGTTCCATACGGGATTGGCAATCTTTGCACAACGTTTCCTTCATCGGCATCAAGAAGTCTAGCAAAGTTTGACGGTATGATGCACGTACATCCGCATTACCGATGGAGTTAATTTCAACACGAACACCGCTCAAGCCAACTTCTTTCATAAACAAGTAGCCAAGTGCGATTACTTCTGCATCAATGCTCGGGTCTGTAGCGCCAAACGCTTCCACGCCAAATTGATGGAATTGACGCTGGCGGCCTGCTTGCGGACGCTCGTAGCGAAACATCGGACCAATGTAGTACAACTTGGAAATGTCCGGTTCGCCGTACAATTTGTTCTCCACATAGGCGCGTACGACACCAGCCGTTCCTTCTGGACGAAGGGTCATGCTGCGCTCGCCGCGATCAAGAAACGTATACATCTCTTTTTCCACAACGTCTGTCGTCTCACCTACACCGCGTTTGAACAGTTCTGTCTGTTCAAAGATTGGTGTGCGGATTTCTTTATAATTGAAGCGTCGGCTCAAGTCGCGCGCCTTCTGCTCGACAGTCTGCCACGTTTCTACCGTGCCTGGCAGTAAGTCTTGTGTTCCTGTCGGTTTTTGAAATGCCATCATGCTCATCCTCCTTAACAAATAAAAAACTCCCGTCCCGCGAAACAAGTTCGCTAAGGGACGAGAGATCGTTAGTAATCACCCGTGGTGCCACCCACATTCCGCAATGCTTGCTATGCATCACTCTAGAACACCATATAGGCGGTTCATCAAGTCACATAAAAGCTCAAGCTTTGCGCTTCAGTTGCGTGTAACGTACGCCTTACGCCGTTCGGCTACTGCGTTACCATATAAAAGCCCATACCTACTAATCGGCATGACGATTACGGTTCGCCGTCGGTTCTCGAGGATGTCATTCACTCGTCCATCGCAAAAGCCCTTCCAGCCATAGGGACTTCTCTCTGCATACGTGGGGCAAGTTACTTCTTCCCGTCATCAAATCACAATATATCAATCACAAATTAGGATTCATGTAAGCAAATCCTTTAAGGAATATAAAGAATATTGTAAGGATCTCACGCCATAAAGTCAAGAACAAGGATATGCAAATAATGTGCAAATCGTACACAAAACAAAAAACCTACATCAGAAATGTAGGTTCAAATAAAAGTATATTTTAAAAAAGGGGGTCATGCCAATTATTATAGGCAACAAACATTAAAGAAACATGAAGCGCATATTACAAACAGATTACGAAAAAGAAAGCGTTTCAAAAAGACACTGTTATGCATTTATCCTTTAACGCATTTATCCGTACATCTATCCCGCTTCTCGCATTCATGTACGCGCTTGTCCCTTCCATCCTTCACGGCGACTATTCTGCTCCTGCACCGTTTCAACACCTGCCATCGCAATCGCCTCACGAAACGATTGCGCAGATGCCACTTGACCGTACTGCACACTTAACTGCTGCAACGATTGCCGCATACGATAATCACTCCTTGCCCCCGACACGTACACTTGTACTCCGTCATGCCGTCATGGGATAGTTGATTGTAGTATGCATCGTTTAACGTCATTTTAACCCTGGCTATCCAGCGTAATCGTAACCGGTCCCCAATTCGTTAGAGAGACGTCCATCATTGCACCAAAACGTCCTGTTTCAACGTGCAGTCCATGCGCACGCAGCTTGTCATTAAACTGCTCGTACAGCTTCTCTGCCTGTTCTGGTCGGGCAGCAGCCATAAAGTTAGGCCGCTTTCCTTTGCGGCAATCGCCATATAACGTAAATTGAGACACCGACAAAATGTGTCCCCCAATGTCCTGTACGGACAAGTTCATTTTTTCAGACTCGTCTTCGAAAATGCGCAAGCCTGCTACCTTATCAGCTAGCCAAGTGACGTCCCGCTCTGTATCCTCATGTGTCACGCCAACGAGCAGCATGAGACCTTTTTCAATTTGACCTACCGTCTCTTCGTTTACTGTGACCTGCGCTCGCTTGCATCGCTGTACGATAACTCGCATAAAGCGATCGCCCCCTTTGCTAAATGGTTATTTGATTACAAAAGCTCAAAAATGACCACAACAGTCCCTACGTGTTCATGAATGTTTATAAGTTCCCTGTAAATACCTAGCGCAAATGCCTGACGTAAATATCTGATAATTCCTAGTAAGTACCTAGTAGATGCCTATATAAAAAAAGGAACAGCGAATTATTGCATAATTCGCTGCACCGTATACACGTCTTTCACGCGCTTTATTTTTTCCACGACCGACTGTAAATGTTCGGTGTTGCGGATGAGTATCGTCATATGAATAAGTGCCAGCTTGTTGCGGTCAGAACGACCTGACACAGCCGCAATATTCGTCTTGCTCTCGGATACAGCCTGTAACACCTCATTTAAGAAGCCACGTCGATCCATACCTGTTATTTCAATATCGACGCTATAATTCGCCTCAATCGCTTCTTCCCAAGCGACCTCGATGAGACGCTCTGCCTCTTCACCTTCCGTCGTCGTAGGCAAGTTCAAACAATCGTCGCGGTGAACAGAAACTCCCCGACCGCGTGTCACGTAACCGACAATCACATCACCTGGCACCGGATTGCAACAGCGGGCGAAACGAACGAGCAAGTTGTCGATTCCACGAACACGAACGCCGTTCGTCGGACGCGATTTGCGCTCCGAATCCTTCTTCACTTCTTTGATTTCATTCGTCAATTGAAGCTGATTCGCTTCTTCCGCTTCCTTGCGAAGCTTCTCCGTCAGCCGCGTGCAAATTTGCGCAGCGGTAATACCGCTAAAGCCAATCGCAGCCATCATATCTTCTACATCGTTGAATGTGAACTTCTTGGCTACTTCTTGCAGCTTATCTTCCGACAACCATGCAGATGGTTCAAGTCCAAGTCGCTTTAGCTCACGCTCCAACATTTCGCGACCTTTTTGCACGTTCTCTTCACGCTTTTCCTTCTTAAACCACTGTTTAATTTTGGAGCGTGCATGGGAAGATTGTGCGATCTTAATCCAGTCAGGACTAGGGCCGTACGAATGTTTGGAAGTCAAAATCTCAACAATGTCGCCTGTTTTGAGCTTATGATCCAGCGGAACAATCCGACCGTTCACCTTAGCGCCAATCGTGCGGTTTCCGACCTCTGTATGAATACGGAACGCAAAATCCAACGGGACGGAGCCTGCTGGCAGCTCGATGACTTCTCCCTTTGGCGTGAATACAAACACAAGATCAGAGAAGAAGTCCATTTTGAGCATTTCCATAAACTCGGATGCATCTTTCGTTTCTTGCTGCAAATCAAGAATACCACGCAAGAAGGTCATCTTGTCTTCAAAGCTACCAGCCGCAGCACTTGCAGCAGCGTGACCGTCCTTATACACCCAGTGCGCCGCGATACCATACTCCGCTGTACGATGCATGTCCCAAGTGCGGATTTGCACTTCTGTCGGCTCCCCAGTCGGTCCAATAACCGTCGTGTGAAGGGACTGGTACATGTTCGTTTTCGGCATGGCAATATAATCTTTAAAGCGACCTGGCATCGGTTTCCACAACGTGTGGATAATGCCCAAAGTCGCATAGCAATCTTTAATGTTCTCGACAATGATGCGAATCGCAAGCAAATCGTAAATTTCGTTAAACTGCTTGTTTTTCATCGACATTTTCTTATACACACTGTAAATGTGCTTCGGACGACCAGACAAATCGGCGTTAATGCCCATCTCATCCAGCTTTTCCTTGATGCTGTCGCTAACGTCGGTAATGTACTGTTCGCGCTCTGCCCGCTTTTTGTGCATCAGATTAGCGATCCGGTAATACTGCTGCGGGTTCAAGTAACGAAGCGCGATGTCTTCCATTTCCCACTTGATCGCGGAAATACCGAGTCGATGTGCAATCGGACAAAAAATTTCCAACGTCTCATATGCGATACGACGCTGGCTTTCTTCCGATTGATACTTCAGCGTACGCATATTGTGCAGCCGGTCTGCAAGCTTAATCACGATCACACGAATGTCGTTAGCCATAGCGACGAACATTTTACGATAGTTCTCGTTCTGTTGCTCTTCCTTCGAACGGAACTGCATGCGTTCCAACTTCGTCAAACCGTCGACGAGCATGGCAATGGTATCGCCAAACTTGGCCCTTATCTCTTCCAGTGTAATGGAAGTGTCCTCCACCACATCATGCAGCAGCGCAGCAACAATAGACGTCGGGTCCATTTGCATTTCGACGACCATATCCGCTACAGCTAGCGGATGTAATATATACGGTTCTCCAGACTTTCGCACTTGGCCAGAATGAGCCTGTTCCGCAAAAAGATACGCGTCATGAATGCGTTGTAAGTCGGGCTCTTTAATATAACTCGATGCTTTCTTTAATAATTGCTCGATGCCCATAGGACTCGCTCCGGTTCCTTTCTTTCATCTTGGGTATACCCCTAGACTACAGATTATCCTATCATTATGCCTTTGAACCGTGTCTCTCGTCAATGGCATTTCCGACGAAACGTCCACTCTTCGTGTCAATTGTTGTCGAATTACATCACTTTTCGTTTGTTATAAAAAGAAAAATGTCGTTTTTTCGAGAAACAGATAAAAATATGGTTGATAAAACGGGTCGGTCGCGTGTAAATTATATAGTTAGGTTTGAGACTTCGACTCGTCACTAATAAAATTCCCTATTTATGAAGGAGTGTATTCGCTTTGCAACGCGAAATTCAAGTACACGAGAAGCCCGGCTTCATGCCCGGCCTGCTGTTGAGCGTCCAGCATTTGTTTGCGATGTTTGGCTCTACTGTACTCGTACCTAATTTGTTCAATGTTGACCCGGCAATCGTACTGTTAATGAACGGGCTAGGCACGCTGTTCTACCTCGTATTGTGCCGCGGTCTCATTCCGGCTTACCTCGGTTCCAGCTTTGCATTTATTTCTCCAGTTATGGTCGTCTTGGCAGGTCAAACAGATAATTACGCGCAGGCACTAGGCGGATTTATTGTAACAGGTATCATTTTTATAGCGGTCGCACTCCTTGTAAAATGGGTCGGCACAAGCTGGTTAGACGCATTGTTCCCTCCAGCAGCGATGGGTGCCATCGTTGCAGTTATCGGGCTTGAACTTGTACCTATCGCAGCAAATATGTCCGGTTTTATCCCAGCATCACCAGGCGCACCGCTTAATTCAACTAGCATTATGCTTTCTGTCCTTACATTAGGTGTTACGATTATCGGTACCGTTATGTTTCGCGGGTTCTTCAAAATTATTCCTGTGCTTATCGGAATCGTAACCGGTTACGTCGCTGCCGTGCTTATGGGTGTCGTTAACCTTAGCAGCATTTCAGAAGCAAACTTTATCGCCTTGCCAACAATCATATATCCAGAGTGGAATATTACGGCGATTGCCATTATTGTTCCAGCGGCACTTGTCGTTGTCGTCGAGCATATCGGCCATCTCATGGTAACAAGCAATATCGTCGGAAAAGACTTATCCAAAGATCCGGGATTACATCGTTCCTTACTCGGAAACGGAATTTCAACCGTTATATCCGGTTTTGTTGGTTCAACTCCGAATACGACATATGGCGAAAATATCGGCGTTATGGCTCTAACGCGCGTGTACTCCGTATTTGTAGTCGGCGGAGCAGCCGTAATCGCTATTTTGCTGTCATTCTTCGGCAAAGTGTCCGCTCTTATTTCCAGTATTCC harbors:
- the hisS gene encoding histidine--tRNA ligase; the encoded protein is MAFQKPTGTQDLLPGTVETWQTVEQKARDLSRRFNYKEIRTPIFEQTELFKRGVGETTDVVEKEMYTFLDRGERSMTLRPEGTAGVVRAYVENKLYGEPDISKLYYIGPMFRYERPQAGRQRQFHQFGVEAFGATDPSIDAEVIALGYLFMKEVGLSGVRVEINSIGNADVRASYRQTLLDFLMPMKETLCKDCQSRMERNPLRVLDCKVDQDKFGGAPSILDSLDEECTTHFTKVKQHLDAMGVEYEVNSRLVRGLDYYTHTAFEYKAQGIGAIDTIGGGGRYNGLVSAIGGPDQPGIGFGIGMERIALLLEKQGVNANNQPPLDIYLIALGEQAEDEVTKLLFNLRTAGVVAEKDYQCRKMKAQMKSADRMQARFAAILGDDELARGEIALKDLATGEQRFVKLEELAQAVKQG
- the dtd gene encoding D-aminoacyl-tRNA deacylase, producing the protein MRVIVQRCKRAQVTVNEETVGQIEKGLMLLVGVTHEDTERDVTWLADKVAGLRIFEDESEKMNLSVQDIGGHILSVSQFTLYGDCRKGKRPNFMAAARPEQAEKLYEQFNDKLRAHGLHVETGRFGAMMDVSLTNWGPVTITLDSQG
- a CDS encoding RelA/SpoT family protein gives rise to the protein MGIEQLLKKASSYIKEPDLQRIHDAYLFAEQAHSGQVRKSGEPYILHPLAVADMVVEMQMDPTSIVAALLHDVVEDTSITLEEIRAKFGDTIAMLVDGLTKLERMQFRSKEEQQNENYRKMFVAMANDIRVIVIKLADRLHNMRTLKYQSEESQRRIAYETLEIFCPIAHRLGISAIKWEMEDIALRYLNPQQYYRIANLMHKKRAEREQYITDVSDSIKEKLDEMGINADLSGRPKHIYSVYKKMSMKNKQFNEIYDLLAIRIIVENIKDCYATLGIIHTLWKPMPGRFKDYIAMPKTNMYQSLHTTVIGPTGEPTEVQIRTWDMHRTAEYGIAAHWVYKDGHAAASAAAGSFEDKMTFLRGILDLQQETKDASEFMEMLKMDFFSDLVFVFTPKGEVIELPAGSVPLDFAFRIHTEVGNRTIGAKVNGRIVPLDHKLKTGDIVEILTSKHSYGPSPDWIKIAQSSHARSKIKQWFKKEKREENVQKGREMLERELKRLGLEPSAWLSEDKLQEVAKKFTFNDVEDMMAAIGFSGITAAQICTRLTEKLRKEAEEANQLQLTNEIKEVKKDSERKSRPTNGVRVRGIDNLLVRFARCCNPVPGDVIVGYVTRGRGVSVHRDDCLNLPTTTEGEEAERLIEVAWEEAIEANYSVDIEITGMDRRGFLNEVLQAVSESKTNIAAVSGRSDRNKLALIHMTILIRNTEHLQSVVEKIKRVKDVYTVQRIMQ
- the uraA gene encoding uracil permease; translated protein: MQREIQVHEKPGFMPGLLLSVQHLFAMFGSTVLVPNLFNVDPAIVLLMNGLGTLFYLVLCRGLIPAYLGSSFAFISPVMVVLAGQTDNYAQALGGFIVTGIIFIAVALLVKWVGTSWLDALFPPAAMGAIVAVIGLELVPIAANMSGFIPASPGAPLNSTSIMLSVLTLGVTIIGTVMFRGFFKIIPVLIGIVTGYVAAVLMGVVNLSSISEANFIALPTIIYPEWNITAIAIIVPAALVVVVEHIGHLMVTSNIVGKDLSKDPGLHRSLLGNGISTVISGFVGSTPNTTYGENIGVMALTRVYSVFVVGGAAVIAILLSFFGKVSALISSIPVPVMGGVSLLLFGVIAASGLRVLVDAKVDFGKPKNLLLTTLVIVVGISGASLKLGAVELRGMALATVLAIVLNLFFIVIEKLGLSNEKA